A stretch of Rubinisphaera margarita DNA encodes these proteins:
- a CDS encoding FAD-dependent oxidoreductase, giving the protein MEVDVVIVGGGIAGLWTLDHLRRQGYRAVLVENRALGYGQTVSSQGIIHGGLKYSLKGVLTASADEIREMPVLWRDCLSGVAEPNLSKTAIRSHSCYLWQTRALASQAGMLGAQLNLRVKPKEIPEAQRPEILRETPGHVYRLDEQVLSPASLLECFRSRLAGYLLKVDEAEGISLEQEKSGQITSVVLRQNGREMTVHCRAVVLSAGAGNALLSKESGREHAMQLRPLHMTLARGPLPMFQGHCIDGAKTRLTVTSDYLRDGRVVWQLGGNLAEQGTKQQPDELIRHAAAELQETLPAIDLDEVEFATYRIDRAEKQVRLGLRPDSPQILRHGNALTCWPTKLAFAPRCAERISAMLEKDLRIKAGGEEWTPDELADWSMPAVAASPWEAVETWYTADGSPVPGEFRRAS; this is encoded by the coding sequence ATGGAAGTTGACGTCGTTATCGTCGGGGGCGGAATTGCCGGCCTCTGGACGCTCGATCATCTGCGACGGCAGGGATACCGCGCCGTGCTGGTCGAGAATCGCGCTCTGGGCTATGGGCAGACAGTCAGTTCGCAGGGCATTATTCACGGCGGCCTGAAGTATTCGCTCAAAGGCGTGCTCACCGCTTCGGCTGATGAAATCCGCGAGATGCCGGTCCTCTGGCGGGACTGTCTGAGTGGCGTTGCCGAGCCGAACCTTTCCAAGACGGCGATTCGCAGTCACAGCTGCTATCTCTGGCAGACGCGGGCACTCGCCTCACAGGCGGGAATGCTCGGTGCTCAGCTCAATCTGCGGGTGAAGCCGAAGGAAATTCCGGAAGCTCAACGCCCGGAGATTCTCCGTGAGACGCCGGGGCATGTGTATCGGCTCGATGAACAGGTGCTGTCGCCGGCTTCGCTGCTGGAGTGCTTCCGCAGTCGGCTGGCGGGCTACCTGCTGAAAGTCGATGAAGCCGAGGGGATCTCCCTGGAGCAGGAAAAGTCGGGGCAGATTACCTCGGTCGTTCTGCGCCAGAACGGCCGCGAGATGACAGTCCACTGCCGTGCAGTCGTGCTTTCCGCGGGTGCGGGGAACGCTTTGCTGAGCAAGGAATCGGGCCGCGAACATGCGATGCAACTGCGGCCGCTGCATATGACGCTGGCTCGTGGTCCACTGCCGATGTTCCAGGGGCACTGCATCGATGGCGCCAAGACGCGGCTGACAGTGACGTCGGATTATCTACGGGACGGCCGCGTCGTCTGGCAGCTCGGCGGAAATCTGGCCGAACAGGGAACGAAACAGCAGCCGGACGAGCTGATTCGTCACGCGGCTGCGGAGCTTCAGGAAACATTGCCGGCCATCGATCTGGATGAGGTCGAATTCGCGACGTACCGAATCGATCGAGCCGAGAAGCAGGTTCGACTCGGGTTGAGGCCCGACTCGCCGCAGATTCTGCGACATGGCAACGCTCTGACCTGCTGGCCGACCAAGCTGGCATTCGCCCCGCGATGTGCCGAACGAATCAGCGCGATGCTGGAGAAAGATCTGCGGATTAAAGCGGGCGGCGAAGAGTGGACGCCGGACGAACTGGCAGACTGGAGCATGCCAGCAGTGGCGGCTTCTCCGTGGGAAGCGGTGGAAACCTGGTACACGGCGGACGGATCGCCGGTTCCGGGTGAGTTCCGCCGCGCTTCGTAA
- a CDS encoding class I SAM-dependent methyltransferase encodes MLPRTLEPEVMDEQDEVDAYDNMDHSEVNSRFVTDLLARRSLTPSTRVLDLGTGTALIPIELLSRQKCQVHAIDFSEPMLVTGRRNVAAAGYENEITLATGDATSLPLDDGSFDIAMSNTLAHHLPEPAGLFREATRLLKPGGFLFIRDLLRPETEAEVERLVTLHVTSGDPVHEQLLRQSLHASMTLNEIEEMLQDLPLDDLRIEQTSDRHVTISGVRR; translated from the coding sequence ATGCTGCCCCGCACGCTCGAGCCGGAAGTCATGGACGAACAGGACGAAGTTGACGCCTACGACAACATGGATCACTCCGAGGTCAACTCCCGCTTCGTCACCGATCTGCTCGCCCGCAGATCCCTCACGCCGTCGACTCGCGTGCTCGATCTCGGCACCGGCACCGCTCTGATTCCAATCGAACTGCTCAGTCGGCAGAAGTGCCAGGTCCATGCGATCGATTTCTCCGAACCGATGCTCGTCACCGGCCGCAGGAACGTCGCCGCCGCCGGCTACGAGAACGAAATCACCCTCGCGACCGGAGACGCCACCAGCCTTCCGCTTGACGATGGCTCCTTTGACATCGCCATGTCCAACACGCTGGCGCACCATCTCCCCGAACCCGCCGGCCTGTTCCGCGAAGCGACCCGCCTCCTCAAACCGGGCGGCTTCCTCTTCATCCGCGATCTCCTCCGCCCCGAAACCGAAGCCGAAGTCGAACGCCTCGTCACCCTCCACGTCACCAGCGGAGACCCGGTCCACGAGCAACTCCTCCGCCAGTCCCTCCACGCCTCGATGACCCTCAACGAAATCGAAGAGATGCTCCAGGACCTCCCGCTCGATGACCTCCGCATCGAACAGACAAGCGACCGCCACGTGACGATTTCGGGGGTTAGGCGATAG
- a CDS encoding ankyrin repeat domain-containing protein, with protein MPRHDELIRASFKGDLDTVRRLIESGVDPNSVDEHGMGPLLTFHPEVTRYLLEHGADPDQQRNENITPVIAAVCGNIECVRLMLEAGANVNRASDHNGETVLHFVASSDDVAAVQMLLDYGANPNQRTKPGMRTYALWRDARVRGETPLHRAAAWGSPDVIQLLLDAGADPTLRDANKDTPLSWASWYRREKSVIDQLSYKGSGVGPDFPPNDTTY; from the coding sequence ATGCCACGGCACGATGAACTCATCCGAGCCTCTTTTAAGGGCGACCTGGACACGGTCCGGCGTCTGATCGAAAGCGGAGTCGATCCGAACAGCGTCGACGAACACGGCATGGGGCCGCTGCTCACGTTTCATCCCGAGGTCACCCGCTATCTGCTGGAGCACGGAGCTGACCCCGATCAGCAGCGGAATGAGAACATCACTCCGGTCATCGCGGCGGTCTGCGGCAACATCGAATGTGTGCGACTCATGCTCGAGGCCGGGGCCAACGTCAACCGCGCCAGCGACCACAACGGCGAAACCGTCCTCCACTTCGTCGCCAGTTCCGACGACGTCGCCGCGGTCCAGATGCTGCTCGACTATGGAGCGAATCCGAACCAGCGAACCAAACCCGGCATGAGAACCTACGCCTTGTGGCGAGATGCTCGCGTTCGCGGCGAAACACCGCTGCATCGAGCAGCCGCCTGGGGCAGCCCGGACGTCATCCAACTCCTCCTCGACGCCGGAGCCGACCCCACCCTCCGAGACGCCAACAAAGACACACCTCTCAGCTGGGCCAGCTGGTACCGCCGCGAGAAATCGGTGATCGATCAACTCTCCTACAAAGGCTCCGGCGTCGGCCCCGACTTCCCCCCGAACGACACTACATACTAG
- a CDS encoding alkaline phosphatase PhoX translates to MRTRREFLSETFSSVCGYGVASAFSALGGRAALGEEARARLPLLPANDETTGLPLIRLPEGFRYVSYGWTSDPMSDGTPTPPAHDGMGVVDERDGIVTIIRNHEVSNDGDALPVNGGSPFDSRARGGCTSLKFDASKGQWLESRIALSGTSRNCAGGVTPWGTWLTAEETVLGVGSIDHYKKNVPRTFQQDHGWVFEVDPQGVKTPVPLKAMGRFVHEAVAIDRETGIVYETEDRGTAGFYRFVPNQKQKLAAGGTLQIAEVIGHEDLRGHVEPGKAFDVRWHTIPEPTLASTPGLEKPDELGVFKQGKNLGGTTFARLEGCWSGNGMIYFDATSGGAAKAGQIWQYDPAREKLTLLFESPGKDVLNMPDNLCVNPHGGLVLCEDGDYGDDEFPQRIHLLSQSGRLVPLAVNDMQLKGEKNNFKGDYRGREWAGATFSPDGQWLFVNIQTPGLTLAITGPWESLEEQG, encoded by the coding sequence ATGAGAACCCGTCGCGAGTTTCTGAGTGAAACCTTTTCTTCGGTCTGCGGATACGGCGTGGCATCCGCTTTCTCCGCGCTCGGCGGACGAGCCGCGTTGGGAGAAGAAGCCAGAGCCCGGCTCCCACTTCTGCCGGCAAACGACGAAACCACGGGCTTACCACTGATCCGTCTGCCCGAGGGCTTTCGCTATGTCAGCTATGGCTGGACCAGCGATCCGATGTCGGATGGAACGCCGACGCCTCCGGCACACGATGGCATGGGCGTTGTCGACGAACGCGACGGCATCGTGACGATCATTCGGAATCACGAAGTCAGCAACGATGGCGATGCCCTTCCCGTGAACGGTGGCTCTCCCTTCGACAGTCGCGCCCGCGGCGGATGCACTTCGTTGAAGTTCGATGCCAGCAAGGGGCAGTGGCTGGAAAGTCGAATCGCTCTCAGCGGCACGAGCCGGAACTGTGCCGGCGGCGTCACCCCCTGGGGCACCTGGCTGACCGCGGAAGAAACCGTGCTCGGCGTCGGCTCCATCGATCACTACAAGAAGAACGTGCCGCGAACGTTCCAGCAGGATCACGGCTGGGTCTTTGAAGTCGATCCCCAAGGCGTCAAAACGCCGGTGCCGCTCAAGGCCATGGGACGATTCGTCCACGAAGCCGTCGCCATCGATCGGGAGACCGGGATCGTTTACGAAACCGAAGATCGCGGCACCGCCGGCTTCTACCGGTTCGTTCCCAATCAGAAGCAGAAGCTCGCAGCGGGCGGCACCCTGCAGATCGCCGAAGTCATCGGCCACGAGGATCTCCGGGGCCACGTCGAGCCGGGCAAAGCGTTCGACGTTCGCTGGCACACCATCCCCGAGCCAACGCTCGCCAGCACGCCGGGACTCGAGAAGCCCGATGAACTCGGAGTCTTCAAGCAGGGCAAGAACCTCGGCGGCACCACCTTCGCTCGCCTCGAAGGCTGCTGGAGCGGTAACGGGATGATCTACTTCGACGCCACCAGCGGCGGAGCCGCAAAGGCCGGACAGATCTGGCAGTACGATCCTGCCCGCGAAAAACTAACGCTCCTCTTCGAAAGCCCGGGCAAAGATGTCCTCAACATGCCGGACAACCTCTGCGTCAACCCGCACGGCGGTCTCGTGCTCTGTGAAGACGGCGACTACGGCGACGACGAATTCCCGCAGCGAATCCACCTGCTCTCCCAGAGCGGCCGCCTGGTCCCGCTGGCCGTCAACGACATGCAGCTGAAGGGCGAAAAGAACAACTTCAAAGGCGACTACCGCGGCCGCGAATGGGCCGGCGCCACCTTCAGCCCCGACGGGCAATGGCTCTTCGTCAACATCCAGACCCCGGGCCTCACACTGGCGATCACGGGGCCGTGGGAGTCGCTTGAGGAACAGGGTTGA
- a CDS encoding IS5 family transposase, translated as MTTKIHAITGQSGRLIRFVLTAGQRGDAPQAEVLLSEFERGKVGMIVADTAYDSDAIRQRGKQLKAKVCIKPNPTRKVKKRYDKVIYKNRNRIERFFGRIKRCRRVATRYEKKARNFAGFIWLAALVTDMI; from the coding sequence TTGACGACAAAAATTCACGCCATAACGGGCCAAAGCGGTCGGTTAATCCGGTTTGTACTCACAGCCGGTCAACGGGGCGATGCTCCCCAAGCGGAGGTCTTACTGAGCGAGTTCGAACGTGGCAAAGTGGGCATGATTGTGGCGGATACGGCCTACGATTCGGATGCGATTCGTCAACGGGGCAAGCAGCTCAAGGCGAAAGTCTGTATCAAGCCGAACCCCACGCGAAAGGTAAAGAAACGCTACGACAAAGTGATCTACAAGAACCGCAATCGCATCGAACGGTTTTTTGGTCGAATCAAACGCTGTCGTCGCGTGGCAACTCGTTACGAGAAGAAAGCCAGGAACTTCGCGGGCTTCATCTGGCTCGCCGCCCTCGTGACCGACATGATTTGA
- a CDS encoding IS5 family transposase, with the protein MRRRHELTDAQWEAIKDLLPGKASDPGRTAQDNRLFVNAVLYVLKTGVPWADLPERFGNSNSVWRRFDRWCEKGIWEQLFHALGEEDLVEELKEVHLDSSTIKAHQTASTGRRQAAEKKRKPTNGAAWDAVEAD; encoded by the coding sequence ATGCGTCGACGACATGAACTGACTGATGCTCAGTGGGAAGCCATTAAGGACTTGTTGCCCGGCAAGGCGAGCGACCCGGGACGTACGGCTCAAGATAACCGTTTGTTCGTCAATGCCGTGCTGTACGTGCTGAAGACTGGTGTTCCCTGGGCCGACTTACCGGAGCGGTTCGGAAACTCCAACTCGGTCTGGAGGCGTTTCGATCGGTGGTGCGAGAAAGGCATCTGGGAGCAGTTGTTTCACGCCCTCGGTGAAGAGGACCTCGTCGAAGAACTCAAGGAAGTCCATCTCGACTCGTCGACCATCAAGGCGCATCAGACCGCTTCGACCGGTCGCCGTCAGGCGGCTGAAAAAAAGAGGAAGCCGACGAACGGCGCTGCCTGGGACGCAGTCGAGGCGGATTGA
- a CDS encoding DUF1573 domain-containing protein: MTSSQPGFISLVIQSFVFSTLLSYWMLRLWLFVPVSPLLIDPETENLGSLRSGEARTVSFAVTNIGSSPIQVIGVNNKCFCKSVSKLPVNVNPGTTEPINVQFVAQPSKSRSVKINIPLVTNSPKCNLTLGIRYTLLGPHS; encoded by the coding sequence ATGACGTCTTCACAACCCGGATTCATTTCGCTCGTCATCCAATCTTTTGTATTCTCAACTTTGCTGTCCTATTGGATGCTGCGATTGTGGCTCTTCGTACCTGTCTCGCCTCTCCTCATTGATCCCGAAACAGAGAATCTCGGATCGTTGCGTTCAGGCGAGGCCCGGACCGTCTCGTTCGCGGTCACTAATATTGGTTCGTCACCCATTCAGGTTATTGGCGTAAACAACAAGTGCTTTTGCAAGTCGGTGTCGAAGCTGCCAGTCAATGTCAATCCTGGGACCACCGAACCTATCAATGTTCAATTCGTGGCTCAACCTTCGAAAAGCAGGTCAGTGAAAATCAATATCCCTCTGGTGACAAACTCTCCCAAATGCAATCTGACGCTTGGCATTCGCTACACATTATTAGGACCGCATTCATGA
- a CDS encoding SMI1/KNR4 family protein, with product MRNETIELLRAEFAESPILHAQSFPSNEEVDHASRELGVPFDSDFREFLLKFGGAMVGPYPIFGLRPVEVMGNDHWSVVDVTRWYRNNGVPGSEAFVVISEDHSGNPVGMDANGRVWIYDHDFGGLAELSPTFETYLRIQCLHVDA from the coding sequence ATGAGGAATGAAACGATCGAACTCCTGCGTGCAGAGTTTGCGGAGTCTCCGATTCTCCATGCACAGTCTTTCCCATCGAACGAAGAAGTTGATCACGCATCGCGAGAACTTGGCGTTCCTTTCGATTCCGATTTTCGAGAGTTCTTATTGAAGTTCGGTGGGGCGATGGTTGGCCCCTATCCCATCTTCGGACTCCGACCTGTTGAAGTCATGGGAAATGACCATTGGTCAGTGGTCGATGTGACGAGGTGGTATCGCAACAACGGAGTACCCGGAAGCGAGGCTTTCGTTGTCATATCCGAAGATCACTCTGGCAATCCCGTCGGCATGGATGCGAACGGAAGGGTCTGGATCTACGACCACGATTTTGGCGGTCTTGCCGAACTCTCACCGACCTTTGAAACCTATTTACGCATTCAATGCCTGCACGTCGATGCCTGA